One window from the genome of Alnus glutinosa chromosome 13, dhAlnGlut1.1, whole genome shotgun sequence encodes:
- the LOC133854484 gene encoding tubulin beta-2 chain-like: MREILHIQGGQCGNQIGAKFWEVVCAEHGIDSTGRYHGDSELQLERVNVYYNEASCGRFVPRAVLMDLEPGTMDSVRSGPYGQIFRPDNFVFGQSGAGNNWAKGHYTEGAELIDSVLDVVRKEAENCDCLQGFQVCHSLGGGTGSGMGTLLISKIREEYPDRMMLTFSVFPSPKVSDTVVEPYNATLSVHQLVENADECMVLDNEALYDICFRTLKLTTPSFGDLNHLISATMSGVTCCLRFPGQLNSDLRKLAVNLIPFPRLHFFMVGFAPLTSRGSQQYRALTVPELTQQMWDAKNMMCAADPRHGRYLTASAMFRGKMSTKEVDEQMINVQNKNSSYFVEWIPNNVKSTVCDIPPTGLKMASTFIGNSTSIQEMFRRVSEQFTAMFRRKAFLHWYTGEGMDEMEFTEAESNMNDLVSEYQQYQDATADEEDEYEEEGYEEEA; encoded by the exons ATGCGAGAAATTCTTCACATCCAGGGTGGCCAATGTGGGAACCAGATCGGGGCGAAGTTCTGGGAGGTGGTTTGCGCGGAGCACGGGATCGACTCGACGGGTCGGTACCATGGGGACTCGGAGCTCCAGCTGGAGCGTGTGAACGTGTACTACAACGAGGCGAGCTGTGGGCGGTTCGTGCCGCGCGCGGTGCTGATGGATCTGGAGCCGGGTACGATGGACAGCGTGAGATCCGGGCCGTACGGGCAGATATTCCGACCCGATAACTTCGTGTTCGGGCAATCGGGTGCGGGGAACAACTGGGCCAAGGGGCACTACACGGAAGGGGCGGAGCTGATCGATTCGGTGCTCGATGTGGTGAGGAAGGAGGCTGAGAATTGTGACTGCTTGCAAG GGTTTCAGGTGTGCCATTCACTAGGAGGCGGGACAGGGTCAGGAATGGGGACCCTGCTGATATCGAAGATAAGGGAGGAGTACCCGGACCGAATGATGCTCACCTTCTCTGTGTTCCCATCCCCCAAGGTCTCTGACACCGTCGTTGAGCCCTACAACGCCACACTCTCCGTCCACCAGCTTGTCGAGAACGCCGACGAGTGCATGGTCCTTGACAATGAGGCCCTCTACGATATCTGCTTCCGCACTCTCAAGCTCACCACCCCCAGCT TTGGAGATTTGAATCACCTCATTTCTGCTACCATGAGTGGTGTTACATGCTGCCTTCGCTTCCCTGGCCAGCTGAACTCAGACCTTCGCAAGTTAGCTGTAAATTTAATTCCGTTCCCACGGCTTCACTTCTTCATGGTTGGCTTTGCACCTCTCACATCTCGTGGTTCCCAGCAATACCGTGCTCTCACTGTCCCTGAACTCACTCAGCAAATGTGGGATGCGAAGAATATGATGTGTGCTGCCGACCCTCGACATGGCCGATACCTCACAGCATCAGCCATGTTCCGTGGCAAGATGAGCACAAAGGAGGTAGATGAGCAGATGATAAATGTCCAAAACAAGAACTCGTCCTACTTTGTAGAGTGGATCCCCAATAATGTGAAGTCCACTGTTTGTGACATCCCTCCCACTGGCCTGAAGATGGCTTCCACATTTATCGGGAACTCTACATCAATTCAAGAGATGTTTAGGAGGGTCAGTGAGCAGTTCACGGCTATGTTCCGCAGGAAGGCCTTCTTGCATTGGTACACCGGGGAGGGAATGGACGAGATGGAGTTCACCGAAGCTGAAAGCAACATGAATGACCTGGTTTCCGAGTACCAGCAGTATCAGGACGCAACTGCTGACGAGGAGGACGAGTACGAGGAGGAAGGATACGAGGAAGAGGCTTAA
- the LOC133853689 gene encoding serine racemase isoform X1, which yields MGQVFLIGDINMEEGSQMRGKYVADISSIREAQARINSFIHKTPVLSSESLNAISGRRLFFKCECFQKGGAFKFRGACNAVFSLDNDQAAKGVVTHSSGNHAAALSLAAKLRGIPAYIVIPKGAPKCKVENVMRYGGQVIWSEATMQSRESVASKVVQETGAVLVHPYNDGRIISGQGTLSLELLEQAPDIDTLIVPISGGGLVSGVALAAKSINPAIRVLAAEPRGANDAAQSKAAGRIITLPETNTIADGLRAFLGDFTWPIVRDLVDDIITVDDEEIIEAMKLCHGVLKVVVEPSGAIGLAAVLSDSFKKNPAWKNCNNIGIILSGGNVDLGGLWDSFRK from the exons ATGGGACAG GTATTTCTTATTGGTGATATAAATATGGAAGAGGGGAGCCAAATGAGGGGAAAATATGTGGCTGATATTTCCTCCATAAGAGAAGCTCAAGCACGCATCAATTCATTCATACACAAAACTCCAGTCCTTTCATCCGAATCTCTGAATGCTATTTCAGGGAGGCGGTTGTTCTTTAAATGTGAATGTTTCCAAAAGGG TGGAGCTTTCAAATTCAGAGGGGCCTGCAATGctgttttttctcttgataatgATCAAGCTGCTAAAGGGGTTGTAACTCACAGCAG TGGTAACCATGCTGCAGCATTATCTTTGGCTGCAAAACTACGGGGAATCCCTGCTTATATTGTTATTCCAAAAGGTGCTCCAAAATGCAAAGTTGAGAATGTCATGCGTTACGGTGGTCAGGTTATCTGGAGTGAGGCCACAATGCAGTCAAGGGAGAGTGTTGCAAGCAAGGTGGTGCAAGAAACTGGTGCAGTTCTTGTACATCCTTATAATGATGGGCGCATTATAAG TGGGCAGGGAACATTATCATTGGAACTTCTGGAGCAAGCCCCTGATATAGACACGTTAATAGTTCCAATAAGTG gagGTGGTTTGGTATCAGGGGTGGCATTGGCTGCTAAGTCCATCAACCCCGCCATTCGAGTTTTGGCTGCCGAACCTAGGGGAGCTAATGATGCAGCTCAATCCAAAGCGGCCGGTAGAATTATAACATTGCCTGAGACCAACACCATAGCTGACGGCCTTCGAGCTTTTCTAGGAGATTTTACCTG GCCCATAGTGCGAGATCTTGTTGATGACATCATAACTGTGGACGACGAGGAGATAATTGAAGCCATGAAACTCTGCCATGGGGTTTTGAAGGTTGTAGTAGAACCTAGCGGAGCAATAGGCCTTGCTGCTGTTTTATCTGATAGTTTCAAGAAAAATCCTGCTTGGAAGAACTGCAACAACATAGGAATTATACTTTCTGGAGGTAATGTTGATCTAGGCGGGCTATGGGATTCATTCAGAAAATGA
- the LOC133853689 gene encoding serine racemase isoform X2 produces MEEGSQMRGKYVADISSIREAQARINSFIHKTPVLSSESLNAISGRRLFFKCECFQKGGAFKFRGACNAVFSLDNDQAAKGVVTHSSGNHAAALSLAAKLRGIPAYIVIPKGAPKCKVENVMRYGGQVIWSEATMQSRESVASKVVQETGAVLVHPYNDGRIISGQGTLSLELLEQAPDIDTLIVPISGGGLVSGVALAAKSINPAIRVLAAEPRGANDAAQSKAAGRIITLPETNTIADGLRAFLGDFTWPIVRDLVDDIITVDDEEIIEAMKLCHGVLKVVVEPSGAIGLAAVLSDSFKKNPAWKNCNNIGIILSGGNVDLGGLWDSFRK; encoded by the exons ATGGAAGAGGGGAGCCAAATGAGGGGAAAATATGTGGCTGATATTTCCTCCATAAGAGAAGCTCAAGCACGCATCAATTCATTCATACACAAAACTCCAGTCCTTTCATCCGAATCTCTGAATGCTATTTCAGGGAGGCGGTTGTTCTTTAAATGTGAATGTTTCCAAAAGGG TGGAGCTTTCAAATTCAGAGGGGCCTGCAATGctgttttttctcttgataatgATCAAGCTGCTAAAGGGGTTGTAACTCACAGCAG TGGTAACCATGCTGCAGCATTATCTTTGGCTGCAAAACTACGGGGAATCCCTGCTTATATTGTTATTCCAAAAGGTGCTCCAAAATGCAAAGTTGAGAATGTCATGCGTTACGGTGGTCAGGTTATCTGGAGTGAGGCCACAATGCAGTCAAGGGAGAGTGTTGCAAGCAAGGTGGTGCAAGAAACTGGTGCAGTTCTTGTACATCCTTATAATGATGGGCGCATTATAAG TGGGCAGGGAACATTATCATTGGAACTTCTGGAGCAAGCCCCTGATATAGACACGTTAATAGTTCCAATAAGTG gagGTGGTTTGGTATCAGGGGTGGCATTGGCTGCTAAGTCCATCAACCCCGCCATTCGAGTTTTGGCTGCCGAACCTAGGGGAGCTAATGATGCAGCTCAATCCAAAGCGGCCGGTAGAATTATAACATTGCCTGAGACCAACACCATAGCTGACGGCCTTCGAGCTTTTCTAGGAGATTTTACCTG GCCCATAGTGCGAGATCTTGTTGATGACATCATAACTGTGGACGACGAGGAGATAATTGAAGCCATGAAACTCTGCCATGGGGTTTTGAAGGTTGTAGTAGAACCTAGCGGAGCAATAGGCCTTGCTGCTGTTTTATCTGATAGTTTCAAGAAAAATCCTGCTTGGAAGAACTGCAACAACATAGGAATTATACTTTCTGGAGGTAATGTTGATCTAGGCGGGCTATGGGATTCATTCAGAAAATGA